The genomic interval TACCCGAGAAATGCACGAAGATCTCCTTCCCGCTCTCCGTCGTAATGAATCCGTAGCCTTTTTTGCTATCGAACCATTTAACCTTGCCTGTCATAAAAAAAGATGTTAGAGTGTTGAAGTGTTAAAGACGAGGACAAAGTAACATAAAAAAGCGTGTGATTCAAAACTTTTTCCCGGCTTTTTTCGTCTTCCGGGAAAATTTCCTATCTTTGTAGAGATGACTTTCAACTATTTCGGAGTATGGCAGGCAGAAAGTGGAAATTGGCGTTGGCGGCGTTGCTGGGCTTCTCGGCAGCCTGCTCGTCGGTGAAGCAGGCCCCCAAAGATACCTCCGGGCAGAAGGATGCCGACACGACGCTCGTGAAGGAGCCGAAACAACCCGCCCGCATCGTGCTGATGTACGGCGTGCGTCCGCCCCGGGCCGACAGCATCCGCATCAAACGCCGGCAGGAGTTGGAGCGCCAGCGTCCCGATTCGCTGCCTCCGGTGGCGGAGCAGCCCGACGAGCGTCAGGACCCCAAGGTCGAATAAACGCAACCGAAGAGGGGAGGGAAAGATGCGGAAACGGCGGCTCGGCATTCGCAGGAGATGGGCGCTGGGGATCTTCGCGGAGCTCCACGACGCAAAGGTGCGCGAGCATCGTCTCGATACGCTCTTCTGGGAGTGTACGTTGCGTTGCAACCTTGCGTGCCACCATTGCGGGAGCGACTGCCGGGTCGATCCCGGGGTTGCGGACATGCCCCTGGCCGACTTTCTGAAGGTCCTTGACGAGGAGGTTACGCCGCATGTCGACCCCGCCGAGGTGCTGATCATCTTTTCGGGCGGCGAGGTGCTGGTGCGCGAGGATCTGGAGGAGGCGGGCCGCGAGGTGACGCGCCGGGGCTATCCCTGGGGGATGGTGACCAACGGCATGGCCTTGACCGAGGATCGTTTCCGCGGCCTGCTCGATGCGGGTCTGCGGTCGATTTCGGTAAGCCTCGACGGTTTCGAGCCGGAACACAACCATATCCGCGGGAATCCGCTCAGTTACGGACGGGCCTTGAATGCCATCCGGATGATCGTCCGGGAGCCGACGCTCTCCTACGACGTGGTGACCTGTGTAACCGGGCCGCTGATCCCGCAGTTGGAGCCGTTCCGCGAGATGCTCATCGCCGAAGGGGTGGAGCATTGGCGGCTCTTCTCGATCTTCCCGATGGGTCGGGCGAAGGAGGATCCGACGCTGCGGCTCACCGACGAACAGTTCCGCACGCTGCTGGAGTTTATCCGCCGCACGCGCCGCGAGGGGCGGAT from uncultured Alistipes sp. carries:
- a CDS encoding TIGR04133 family radical SAM/SPASM protein, with translation MRKRRLGIRRRWALGIFAELHDAKVREHRLDTLFWECTLRCNLACHHCGSDCRVDPGVADMPLADFLKVLDEEVTPHVDPAEVLIIFSGGEVLVREDLEEAGREVTRRGYPWGMVTNGMALTEDRFRGLLDAGLRSISVSLDGFEPEHNHIRGNPLSYGRALNAIRMIVREPTLSYDVVTCVTGPLIPQLEPFREMLIAEGVEHWRLFSIFPMGRAKEDPTLRLTDEQFRTLLEFIRRTRREGRIDASYACEGFLGGYEAEVRDYFYECVAGVSVASVRVDGSISGCTSIRANFNQGNIYRDRFWEVWENRFEPYRNREWARRGECADCRMFRYCQGGGMHLHDDDGSLLYCHYKRL